A single genomic interval of Pyrus communis chromosome 5, drPyrComm1.1, whole genome shotgun sequence harbors:
- the LOC137733519 gene encoding uncharacterized protein: MTNQSTSHGFCSSVASVSSSSPSSLPGPTPSPPTETQSQPPTPPQSPTQAQSPTQLSTIPPLPPLGYSRRRSTVWEHFVEYDDIENIVKPDGTKETIIKRRARCKYCSTTFAANLSGNDTSTIRKHIEGGRCKSYPGKNLDKRQKTLSFDDGVGTLMARGNTKEDCIKALVQMVVLDELPFIHVEGRGFRFFCSVVCPHFYPPSRRTLARHFVLMFDEMKAKLKTELALHRVSLTTDTWTTFVRMGDDEIAYLSWFGEDLPEEEERVGEPSNGKKRYGPPNMEDWSNAAIFVNFLKVLYQMTLKMSVTLHLACHSVFSDLLAIDEEIVDLFIEEDMLLTQTYTSLILHKMARSMKVKFDKYWGDLVKVNPFLFVGLVLDPRYKLGYVPHILKRRGCSIDEAMAKTDEIKSLIFKLYDEYVPSSNQPSGSSASSCSNTTSTIATIGGANPTQHGRGKKRAEMDESWIKEVEASNAVLSNHEFDRYLLDRNEKVEVGQDFDILNWWKLNGVKYPVLALIAKEVLAIPVSTVASESAFSTGGRIVNSYRSSLTPLMVERLICTQNWLMSDNISILDNETILEDIEFYEALETGAVDCVQELLLPACSLKSEV; the protein is encoded by the exons atgaCGAACCAATCAACATCACATGGTTTTTGTTCTTCTGTTGCATCTGTTTCTTCATCATCGCCTTCGTCATTACCGGGTCCAACACCATCACCACCAACTGAAACCCAATCCCAACCACCAACTCCACCACAATCACCAACTCAAGCACAATCACCAACTCAACTGAGTACTATTCCTCCATTGCCTCCTCTTGGCTACAGTAGGCGTAGGTCAACAGTGTGGGAGCATTTTGTGGAATACGATGACATAGAAAACATTGTGAAGCCGGATGGGACCAaagaaacaataattaaaaGGAGAGCTAGGTGTAAGTACTGTTCTACTACCTTTGCAGCTAACCTTTCTGGAAATGATACTTCAACCATTAGAAAACATATTGAGGGAGGAAGATGTAAAAGTTACCCGGGAAAAAATCTAGATAAAAGGCAAAAGACTTTGTCTTTTGATGATGGTGTTGGTACTCTTATGGCTAGGGGGAATACGAAAGAGGATTGCATAAAGGCGTTGGTACAAATGGTTGTTTTAGATGAGTTGCCGTTTATACATGTTGAAGGGAGAGGGTTTAGGTTTTTCTGTAGTGTTGTTTGCCCTCATTTTTATCCACCATCTCGTAGGACACTTGCGAGACACTTTGTCCTCAtgtttgatgaaatgaaagCAAAATTGAAAACAGAGTTAGCCTTACATAGAGTTAGCCTCACGACCGACACCTGGACAA ctTTTGTGAGAATGGGAGATGATGAgattgcatacttgtcatggtttggtgaagatttgccggaagaagaagaacgggTGGGTGAACCTTCCAATGGTAAAAAGAGGTATGGGCCACCAAATATGGAAGATTGGAGTAATGCTgctatttttgtcaattttttgaaAGTGTTATATCAAATGACATTGAAGATGAGTGTTACTTTGCATCTAGCTTGTCATAGTGTTTTTTCTGATTTGCTTGCAATTGATGAAGAGATAGTTGATTTGTTCATCGAAGAAGATATGTTATTGACTCAAACCTACACAAGCTTGATATTGCATAAAATGGCACGAAGCATGAAGGTAAAATTTGATAAGTATTGGGGTGATCTTGTTAAAGTGAATCCTTTTCTATTTGTCGGACTTGTGCTTGATCCAAGATATAAACTGGGTTATGTGCCACATATTTTGAAGCGTCGTGGGTGTAGTATTGATGAAGCCATGGCTAAAACGGATGAGATAAAAAGCCTAATCTTCAAACTATATGATGAATATGTTCCTTCTTCCAACCAACCAAGTGGTTCTAGTGCTAGTAGTTGTTCTAATACTACTAGTACTATAGCTACTATTGGTGGGGCTAATCCAACTCAACATGGAAGGGGGAAAAAACGAGCTGAAATGGATGAAAGTTGGATAAAAGAAGTTGAAGCAAGTAATGCCGTGCTCTCGAACCATGAGTTTGATAGGTACTTGTTAGATCGCAATGAAAAAGTGGAAGTAGGTcaagattttgatattttaaattggTGGAAATTGAATGGTGTTAAATACCCAGTGTTGGCACTAATTGCAAAGGAAGTTCTTGCAATTCCGGTCTCAACGGTAGCTTCAGAATCTGCCTTTAGCACGGGAGGAAGGATTGTGAACTCATATCGTTCTTCATTGACTCCTCTAATGGTAGAGAGGTTAATTTGTACTCAAAATTGGTTGATGTCAGATAACATCTCAATTTTAGACAATGAGACAATCTTGGAAGATATAGAGTTTTATGAAGCACTTGAAACAG gagctgttgattgtgtacaggagctgctgcttcctgcttgctctctgaagtctgaAGTCTGA
- the LOC137733520 gene encoding uncharacterized protein — protein sequence MKSELQNIKKGPDSISQYLQRIKEACDYLTAAGVHFEDDDIVILTLNGLSGEYNTIRSIIRGRESVIFLKDLRSQLLDEEAMVENIAVTPFLSAMMAKNSESASKNSSFSSNGYTGGPHQGSPANSSQGYLSTQSSGFSGTTTPLIYFKNNYNKHKGRGKFNYNTNSRSGNFRNVYTTSASGILGASPSQSACQICGKLGHLADTCRFRNTEAVIV from the coding sequence ATGAAGTCTGAGTTACAAAATATCAAGAAAGGCCCTGATTCCATATCCCAGTACTTGCAGCGAATTAAGGAAGCTTGTGATTATTTGACTGCTGCAGGAGTGCATTTCGAAGATGATGATATTGTCATCTTAACTCTCAATGGATTATCAGGGGAATATAATACTATCAGATCCATCATTCGAGGTCGAGAAAGTGTAATCTTTCTCAAAGACTTAAGATCTCAATTGCTTGATGAAGAAGCAATGGTTGAGAATATTGCTGTTACACCATTTCTTTCTGCAATGATGGCCAAGAATTCTGAATCTGCTTCCAAGAACTCGTCTTTTTCATCCAACGGGTATACTGGTGGTCCTCATCAAGGGAGTCCTGCAAACTCGAGTCAAGGGTATTTGAGCACTCAGTCTTCTGGGTTTTCTGGTACAACTACTCCACTTATCTACTTCAAGAACAATTACAACAAGCACAAGGGCAGAGGTAAATTCAACTATAATACTAATTCTCGATCTGGGAACTTTAGAAATGTCTACACTACTTCTGCTTCTGGTATTCTTGGTGCATCTCCCTCACAATCAGCCTGCCAAATATGTGGAAAACTTGGTCATCTTGCTGATACATGTCGATTCAGAAATACTGAGGCTGTTATAGTTTAA
- the LOC137733580 gene encoding uncharacterized protein isoform X2 produces MDGKFVMELPLWLLLCMMEERMPSSNAFSPEMLFPPDVFSPGEGMLNCQKSFHQRKVDDAIWAAENATLKAEMSGKKLMHSWNNLSSTLSFRRFRRGFGILQL; encoded by the exons ATGGATGGGAAGTTTGTCATGGAACTTCCTTTGTGGTTGCTTCTATGTATGATGGAGGAACGGATGCCAAGTTCAAATGCATTTTCACCGGAGATGCTATTTCCTCCT GATGTGTTTTCACCAGGGGAGGGTATGTTGAACTGTCAGAAAAGTTTTCACCAGAGGAAG GTGGATGATGCGATCTGGGCTGCTGAAAATGCCACATTGAAAGCTGAGATGAGTGGAAAGAAGCTAATGCACTCATGGAACAACTTAAGCTCAACCCTCAGCTTCAGACGTTTCAGGCGTGGCTTTGGGATTCTGCAACTGTGA
- the LOC137733580 gene encoding protein SET DOMAIN GROUP 40-like isoform X1 has protein sequence MDGKFVMELPLWLLLCMMEERMPSSNAFSPEMLFPPDVFSPGEGMLNCQKSFHQRKVDDAIWAADNALMEQLKLNPQLQTFQAWLWDSATVSIHSLPGLRTIKVLRVCVRCLN, from the exons ATGGATGGGAAGTTTGTCATGGAACTTCCTTTGTGGTTGCTTCTATGTATGATGGAGGAACGGATGCCAAGTTCAAATGCATTTTCACCGGAGATGCTATTTCCTCCT GATGTGTTTTCACCAGGGGAGGGTATGTTGAACTGTCAGAAAAGTTTTCACCAGAGGAAG GTGGATGATGCGATCTGGGCTGCTGA TAATGCACTCATGGAACAACTTAAGCTCAACCCTCAGCTTCAGACGTTTCAGGCGTGGCTTTGGGATTCTGCAACTGTGAGTATACACTCTTTACCCGGTTTAAGGACTATCAAGGTGCTTAGGGTTTGCGTTCGGTGTTTGAATTAA
- the LOC137733580 gene encoding uncharacterized protein isoform X3 has product MDGKFVMELPLWLLLCMMEERMPSSNAFSPEMLFPPDVFSPGEGMLNCQKSFHQRKKIIGNRNYLMNLPRSCNILSTFREFEKQLCKWMMRSGLLKMPH; this is encoded by the exons ATGGATGGGAAGTTTGTCATGGAACTTCCTTTGTGGTTGCTTCTATGTATGATGGAGGAACGGATGCCAAGTTCAAATGCATTTTCACCGGAGATGCTATTTCCTCCT GATGTGTTTTCACCAGGGGAGGGTATGTTGAACTGTCAGAAAAGTTTTCACCAGAGGAAG AAAATCATTGGCAACAGAAATTACCTGATGAATTTGCCGCGCAGCTGCAACATTCTATCAACATTTCGTGAATTTGAGAAGCAGCTGTGCAA GTGGATGATGCGATCTGGGCTGCTGAAAATGCCACATTGA
- the LOC137733583 gene encoding disease resistance protein RGA2-like yields the protein MGHKIKDINKRLSEVANRRPLHLEVNREDTRFVMRERVTHSFVPKENIIGRDEDKKAIIQLLLDPISTENVSTISIVGFGGLGKTALVQLIFNDEVIQNHFELKIWTCVSNVFELDILVKKILQSKNHDEIEQLQNDLRKKVDGKKYLLVLDDVWNEDREKWLSLKNLLMGGGEGSRIIITTRSKTVATISDAAKSYTLRGLNEEQSWSLFKKMAYKDGNEPENSTIKAVGEEVARKCQGVPLAIRTIGGMLFTKDDETDWLNFKEKELSKISQEENDIFPTLKLSYDVLPSHLKHCFAYCSLFPLDYKISIQRLIRLWVAQGFIKSTDENKGLEDVAYEYYKELLQRSFFQEEKTNEFGMIVSCKMHDLMNELAISVSRVRSVVVDMNQENFHEKIHHVSFNFDIDLSQWEVPTSLLKANKIRTFLFTCQKPYGKRDGSFCDSFCAKIVSNFKSLRMLSLNKLKIKRVPKCLKKMKHLRYLDLSGNPMERLPDWIVELSNLETLDLSYCRDLVELPRDIKKMINLRHLMLEGCGELSGMPRGIGELNGVRTLNRFVLSESNCLGRGGSAGLAELGTLNELRGHLEIDKLRHVVSESNVGTPLKDKQHLCSLQLWWKRREDATAVDEEDIIKSMEVLQPHSKLKQLLVFGYSGVRFASWFSSLINIVNLELVGCNGCQRLPPLDHLPSLKSLKMVGLEYISEKESSNSTSDEMMRISFFPSLETLKIQFCPVLKGWWRAHTHNSASSSSSTENLSLLSFPRLSTLYIYNCPNLTSMPLYPNVVKIELDNTSWKVVDSLFVRGASDITHDVDVDVSASSSSPHLSKLTHLRLDGIEDLASMPEGIRGLPCLNTLKIRNCPMLSERCKKEKGEDWPKIAHIPHININ from the coding sequence aaggGTCACTCACTCATTTGTCCCCAAGGAAAATATTATAGGGAGAGATGAAGATAAAAAAGCAATTATCCAACTTTTGTTGGATCCCATCTCAACTGAGAATGTGTCAACCATTTCCATAGTTGGATTTGGAGGATTGGGGAAAACTGCACTTGTCCAACTCATATTCAACGATGAGgtgattcaaaatcattttgAGTTGAAAATATGGACATGTGTCTCTAACGTATTCGAGTTGGATATACTTGTTAAGAAAATCCTTCAATCCAAAAATCATGATGAGATTGAGCAGTTGCAAAATGATCTTAGAAAAAAAGTAGATGGGAAGAAGTACCTACTTGTGTTGGATGACGTGTGGAATGAGGATCGAGAGAAGTGGCTTAGCTTGAAGAACTTGTTAATGGGTGGTGGAGAAGGTAGTAGAATAATAATAACCACTCGTAGTAAAACCGTTGCGACAATATCAGATGCAGCTAAATCATACACCTTAAGGGGTTTGAATGAAGAGCAAAGTTGGTCTTTATTTAAGAAAATGGCTTATAAAGATGGAAATGAGCCAGAGAATTCAACAATTAAGGCAGTTGGGGAGGAGGTTGCAAGAAAATGTCAAGGAGTGCCACTCGCTATAAGGACGATAGGTGGGATGTTGTTCACCAAAGATGATGAAACTGATTGGTTGAATTTCAAAGAAAAGGAACTTTCAAAAATAAGTCAagaagaaaatgatatttttccaACACTTAAATTGAGTTATGATGTGCTCCCATCACATTTGAAGCATTGTTTTGCTTATTGTAGCTTGTTCCCGCTTGATTATAAGATCTCTATACAGAGATTGATTAGACTTTGGGTGGCACAAGGGTTCATTAAGTCAACTGATGAAAACAAGGGTTTGGAGGATGTTGCATATGAATATTACAAGGAGTTGTTGCAGAGATCGttttttcaagaagaaaaaacaaatgagTTTGGTATGATAGTAAGTTGTAAAATGCACGATCTCATGAATGAACTTGCAATCTCAGTGTCAAGGGTCAGAAGCGTCGTAGTTGATATGAACCAAGagaattttcatgaaaagatTCATCACGTATCTTTcaattttgatattgatttgtcGCAATGGGAAGTGCCAACATCCTTGCTAAAAGCAAACAAGATACGAACTTTTCTTTTTACTTGCCAAAAGCCTTACGGAAAAAGAGATGGGTCATTCTGTGATTCATTTTGTGCTaaaattgtttcaaattttaagtCATTGCGTATGTTGAGTCtcaataaattgaaaattaaaagagtaCCTAAATGtcttaaaaaaatgaaacatttgAGATATCTTGATCTTAGTGGGAATCCCATGGAGAGACTTCCAGATTGGATAGTTGAACTTTCAAATTTGGAAACACTAGATCTCTCATACTGTAGGGATCTTGTGGAATTGCCTAGagacattaaaaaaatgatcaacTTAAGGCATCTCATGTTGGAAGGCTGTGGGGAATTGAGTGGAATGCCACGTGGAATTGGTGAATTGAATGGTGTTCGTACATTGAATAGATTTGTTTTGAGCGAAAGCAATTGTTTGGGGAGGGGCGGTAGTGCTGGTCTTGCTGAGCTGGGGACCCTTAACGAATTAAGGGGACATTTAGAAATTGATAAGTTGAGGCATGTGGTGTCAGAATCAAATGTTGGTACACCTCTCAAGGACAAACAGCATCTTTGTTCGTTGCAATTGTGGTGGAAACGTCGAGAAGATGCAACCGCAGTTGATGAGGAGGATATTATAAAGTCAATGGAAGTATTGCAACCCCATTCTAAACTAAAGCAGTTGTTGGTGTTTGGCTACAGTGGTGTGAGGTTTGCGAGTTGGTTTTCTTCTCTCATAAATATTGTTAATCTCGAATTGGTTGGATGTAACGGATGCCAACGTCTTCCGCCCTTGGATCATTTGCCTTCCCTTAAGTCTCTTAAAATGGTTGGGTTGGAGTACATATCAGAGAAAGAGAGCAGTAATAGTACGAGTGATGAGATGATGAGGATCTCATTCTTTCCCTCCCTGGAGACACTTAAGATACAATTTTGCCCTGTTCTGAAGGGATGGTGGAGGGCCCACACTCATAAcagtgcttcttcttcttcatcaacagAAAATCTGTCGTTGCTTTCTTTTCCTCGTCTTTCTACATTGTATATCTATAATTGTCCTAATCTAACTTCCATGCCTCTGTATCCAAATGTGGTTAAAATAGAACTTGACAATACCAGCTGGAAGGTTGTTGATTCCTTGTTTGTTAGAGGAGCATCTGATATTACACATGATGTTGATGTTGATGTTTctgcctcttcttcttcccctcaTCTCTCCAAATTAACACATCTGAGACTCGATGGAATTGAGGATTTGGCATCAATGCCAGAAGGGATTCGTGGACTTCCCTGTTTAAATACATTGAAAATTCGGAATTGCCCCATGTTAAGCGAAAGatgcaagaaagaaaaaggtgaGGACTGGCCTAAGATTGCTCACATCCCACACATTAACATTAATTAA